From one Alosa alosa isolate M-15738 ecotype Scorff River chromosome 5, AALO_Geno_1.1, whole genome shotgun sequence genomic stretch:
- the LOC125294620 gene encoding radiation-inducible immediate-early gene IEX-1-like — MCATEQHPSRCQTLQAERRDANPTAGRLENPWATPLRPRTRRRVLYPPLVRRPLPTERPDPARRWLLLLSALLFLQIYTEEVPCCAWDPLQADAAAVNPQQQHPLHHHHLQECEALAQRGDLLPWGPAVGELDTEPCCELSGSLPTQAERAGA; from the coding sequence ATGTGTGCCACAGAGCAACATCCTTCCCGCTGCCAAACTCTCCAAGCGGAGCGCCGAGATGCCAACCCCACGGCAGGGCGCTTGGAGAACCCCTGGGCCACCCCTCTGCGTCCTCGCACTCGCCGCCGGGTCCTCTACCCGCCGCTGGTGCGCCGTCCCCTGCCCACGGAGCGTCCAGACCCGGCGCGCCGCTGGTTGCTGCTGCTGTCCGCACTGCTCTTCCTGCAGATCTACACGGAGGAAGTGCCCTGCTGTGCCTGGGACCCCCTGCAGGCTGACGCCGCAGCCGTGAACCCCCAACAGCAGcatcccctccaccaccaccacctgcagGAGTGCGAGGCCCTGGCCCAGAGAGGGGACCTCCTGCCGTGGGGGCCCGCCGTGGGTGAGCTGGACACGGAGCCCTGCTGTGAGCTCAGCGGAAGCCTGCCCACCCAGGCTGAGCGCGCCGGAGCCTGA